The Kutzneria kofuensis genome includes the window CCCCGGACTCGCCGAGGATCGTGCACGGCGGCTCGATCGGCCTCCGCAGCCACCCCTGGCTCGCCGATCACGTCGTCGGCGGCGAGGCCGTCGTGCCGGCAACGGTGTTCGTCGAGATCGCGCTGCAGGCCGGACAAGCCGTCGAGGAACTGACCATCGAGCGGCCCTTGCGCGTGCGCGACGAGATCCAGCTCCAGGTCGTGATCGACGACCGGCGGATCGACATCTACGCCTTGGCCGGCAACGAGTGGATCCGGCACTCCTCGGGACGTGTCAAGGACCCGGCTCCGGCCCCGAGCCGCGGAGAATGGCCGCCGGTCGACGCCACCGAGCTGGACATCGCCTACGACCTGTTCGGCTACGGCCCCGCATTCCGTGCGGTGACCGCCCTGTGGCGGCGCGGCGACGAGATCTTCGCGGAGGTCGAGGCCGACGCCTTCCCCGTGCTCCTTGACGCCGCCGTGCACGCGACAGCTCTCGCTGAAGGGCCAGCCGCGGCAAGGGTTCCGTTCCTCTGGACCGGTGTGGACCGCTACCGGGCCGGTGCCCGCCGGGCCCGGGTGCGCCTGCTGAAGACGGGCCCGGACACCATCCGGGCCGAGCTTCACGACGACGCCGGCGAACCGATCGCGGTGGTGGAGTCGATGCTCACGCGCCCGTTGCCGGCGTGTCAGACCATGCTCTACCGTCCACACTGGATCGAGGTGCCCCAGACGCCCGCGGACAGCAAGCTCGTCGAGATCACCGGCGACGACTTGAGGGCAATGACCACCAAGGCGCTGGAGGAACTACACGACTGGCAGCAGACCAACGAAAGGCTGCTGCTCGTGACGAGAAACGCCACCGGCCCCGATCCCGACCTCGCCGCCGCGGCCGTGTGGGGACTGGGCCTGTCCGCCGCGGCCGAACACCCCGAGCGGATCACGCTCGTCGACCTCGATGCGACCTTCCCGCTCGACCGCGTCCCCAGCCTGGTCGGCGGCAGCCGCGAACCCCAACTCGCCATCCGGAACGGCGTCCCGCGCGCCCTCCGCGTCACTCGAGCCGTTCCGTCGACGAAACGCCCCATCGATCCCGCCGGCACCGTGCTGATCACCGGCGGCACCGGCGCGATCGGCTCGCTGGTCGCCCGGCACCTCGTCGCCGAGCACGGCATCCGGCACCTCGTGCTGACCAGCCGAAATCCCGGCCCCATCGATGTCGACGCCGACGTCAAGGCCGTCGCCGGTGACGTCGCCGACCGCGTCTTCGTCGACCGCCTGATAGAACAGTGCGATCCCCCGCTGACCGCGGTCATCCACTCCGCCGCCATACTCGACGACGGCGTCCTGGCTGCTCAGACACCGTCCCGAATGGACGCTGTCCTGCGGCCGAAGGCCGACGGCGCCTGGGTTCTGCACGAGGCGACCAAGGACCTGCCGCTGTCGGCGTTCGTGCTGTTCTCCTCCGTTGCCGGCGTCTTCGGCAAGGCCGGGCAGGCCAACTACGCCGCCGCCAACCGATACCTCGACGCCCTCGCGTGCCACCGCCGCGCCCACGGCTTGCCGGCCGTCTCGATGGCTTGGGGCCTCTGGGATGCCGGCCTCGGCGACCAGATATCCGACCTCGCCCGCCGGCGCATCACCGCCGCCGGCATCGCCGGCCTCATCCCCGAACAGGGACTCGCCCTGTTCGACGCCGCCCTCGGCTCGGACGAACCCGTGCTCATCCCGGTCCGATTCGACGGCGCCGCCACGGAACTTCCGGCCGTCGCCGGCCTCCGCCGTGCCACGAAACGCCGCTGGCCACAGCAACCGTCCACAATGGATCTGAAAGCCCTGATCCGGGAGGAGCTTGCCGCCGTTCTCGGACACGACGATCCGACCGAACTCCCCGACGACAAGCCCTTCCCCGACCTCGGCTTCGACTCCCTGACGGTGGTGGAGATCCGGACCCGGCTGGCCGCGCTCACCGGCCTCGACCTGCCGGCCACGCTGCTGTTCGACCGGCCGACCGTCACGGATCTCGCCACCTACCTGGCACAGGCGCGTTAGCGGGTGCGCTCCAGCAGCGCGAACAGGTTCTCCCAGTGCCGCTGCTCGGCGGCGGCGTTGTGGGCGGCGGTGTCGGACATGGTGAAGCCGTGCTCCGCGCCCTCGTACAGCTCGGAGCGGTAGGTGACGCCGGCCTCGTCCAGCGCGGCCTCCAGCGTCTTGATCTGCTCCGCGCTCATCGAGTGGTCGTTGTCGGCGTGTCCGAAGTAGACCTCGCCGGTGATGGACCCGACGGCCAGGTGCGGGCTGTCCGGCTGGTCGGTGGCCAGCCGGCCGCCATGGAAGGACGCGATGGCCTTCACCCGGTCCGGCAGCGCCTCGATCACGCGCAACGCGTTGGTGCCGCCCATGCAGTAGCCGGTGATCACGACCGGCCCCGCCTCGACACCGTCCTGCGCGGCCAGGAAGTCGATGTACTTGGCGGCGTCCCGAACGATCGTCTCGGGCGTCAGGGCGGCGATCAGCGGCATGATCTGCCCGAACAGCGCGCCGCGCTTGTCCGGATCGCCCAGGTCGGCCAGGTCGAACTGCGGTGCCCGACCGCCACGGTAGAGCAGGTTCGGCGCCAGCACGGCGTAGCCGCGGGCGGCGATGCGCTCGGCCATCTCCTCGATCCGGGGCCGCAACCCGAAGGCGTCCATGAACAGAAGCACCCCGGGGCCACCGCCGTCCGGCACCACCAAGTAGGAATCGGCGACGCCGTCCTCGGTCGGCACGTCCACCATGCCCTTGCGCATGTGCTGTCACTCCACTCGCGATTCGGCAACCACGCTGTGCCACCAAACCTACCGTTGCGCGATCAGGACCTTGCCGACCGCGTCGCCGCTCTCCACGAGCCGGTGCGCGGCAGCGACCTCCGCCAGCGGGAACCGGGCGGCGATCGGATGCGTCAGCACACCGTCGGCGAGCAGCCGGTTCACGTGCTCGGTCCCGGCGCGCATCGCCGGCGCCGGCATGGTGAACACCTGCACGGCGCGAATGGTGACATTTCGTCGCATCAACGGGTAGAACGGCAACGCTG containing:
- a CDS encoding dienelactone hydrolase family protein, giving the protein MRKGMVDVPTEDGVADSYLVVPDGGGPGVLLFMDAFGLRPRIEEMAERIAARGYAVLAPNLLYRGGRAPQFDLADLGDPDKRGALFGQIMPLIAALTPETIVRDAAKYIDFLAAQDGVEAGPVVITGYCMGGTNALRVIEALPDRVKAIASFHGGRLATDQPDSPHLAVGSITGEVYFGHADNDHSMSAEQIKTLEAALDEAGVTYRSELYEGAEHGFTMSDTAAHNAAAEQRHWENLFALLERTR